One genomic region from Conexibacter woesei DSM 14684 encodes:
- a CDS encoding nuclear transport factor 2 family protein produces MLSELDADTPTAAYRAAAEAGDVEAAVACVAPDVTLKSPITDSFAFHGRDQFRVLMEDVFAVLEDRRYVADVGDDRTRMLKGTGRVNGIAIEEAFLVTLNGDGLIERVELFVRPLPGLTALAAALGPRVARRRSRSRAIAVAAMIKPLAFMTRSGEGIGARLARP; encoded by the coding sequence ATGCTCTCCGAACTCGACGCCGACACGCCCACCGCCGCCTACCGCGCCGCCGCCGAGGCCGGCGACGTGGAGGCCGCCGTCGCCTGCGTTGCGCCCGACGTGACGCTGAAGTCGCCGATCACCGACTCGTTCGCGTTCCACGGCCGCGACCAGTTCCGCGTGCTGATGGAGGACGTCTTCGCGGTGCTGGAGGACCGCCGCTACGTCGCCGACGTCGGCGACGACCGCACGCGCATGCTGAAGGGCACCGGCCGCGTGAACGGGATCGCGATCGAGGAGGCGTTCCTCGTGACCCTGAACGGAGACGGGCTGATCGAGCGCGTCGAGCTGTTCGTGCGGCCGCTGCCCGGCCTCACGGCGCTCGCCGCCGCGCTCGGCCCGCGCGTCGCGCGGCGCCGCTCCCGCTCCCGCGCGATCGCGGTCGCCGCGATGATCAAGCCGCTGGCGTTCATGACGCGCAGCGGCGAGGGGATCGGGGCGCGCCTGGCGCGCCCCTGA
- a CDS encoding cupredoxin domain-containing protein, with protein MRSWSPAVAVLAAALPFAAQAAAAAPAPGGQLQRSTAVGVSAREFRLTPYRTRVPAGEVRFNLTNFGEDAHDLVVRSASGRVVGRSAEVRAGSRTVLRVRLRRGSFRLSCDVADHARRGMRATLKAVR; from the coding sequence ATGCGCTCCTGGTCGCCCGCAGTCGCCGTTCTCGCAGCCGCGCTGCCGTTCGCCGCGCAGGCGGCAGCGGCCGCGCCCGCGCCCGGCGGGCAGTTGCAGCGCTCGACCGCGGTCGGCGTCAGCGCCCGCGAGTTCCGCCTCACGCCGTATCGCACCCGCGTGCCCGCGGGCGAGGTGCGCTTCAACCTGACGAACTTCGGCGAGGACGCGCACGACCTCGTCGTGCGCAGCGCGAGCGGGCGCGTCGTGGGCCGCTCCGCCGAAGTCAGAGCGGGCTCTCGCACGGTCCTGCGCGTGCGGCTGCGGCGTGGCAGCTTCCGCCTCAGCTGCGACGTCGCCGACCACGCCCGGCGCGGCATGCGCGCGACGCTGAAGGCCGTCCGCTGA
- a CDS encoding DEAD/DEAH box helicase: MTTFADLGLSAPVLEALRDVGYENPSPIQEQAIPPLLAGNDMIGQAQTGSGKTAAFGLPLMEYVDPSDRDVQALVLTPTRELCIQVTQALRSYGARKGIDVVAVFGGAPIRSQQAQLRAGGQIVVGTVGRVKDLISRHSLMLHGTRFVVLDEADEMLDLGFLEDVEKILALTPGSRQTALFSATMPPEIRKLSERYLYNPVHVKVRAATLTVDTVEQFSLEMSQRDKPDMLGTVLESEKPDQAIVFVRTKIRCDQLYRTLRDRGMNVKALHGDMSQGQRDGVMLSFKSGRLPILVATDVAARGLDISSVTHVVNFDVPTSPDVYVHRIGRTGRVGRSGRAITFYDSKQKRDIEAIERHTRTPMAPWTAGARVAALRVEVKPKRHESKPHDAAPTNGDRAATDGARTRLVVAGGLAQGIEPKDLIHAITSAAGLDGESVRNIRVLEQFAFLDVPAADAARVVEQVEGTDVDGHRLRLEPVRA, translated from the coding sequence GTGACTACTTTCGCCGATCTCGGCCTTTCCGCGCCGGTGCTCGAAGCACTCCGCGACGTCGGCTACGAGAACCCCAGCCCCATCCAGGAGCAGGCCATCCCGCCGCTGCTCGCCGGCAACGACATGATCGGCCAGGCGCAGACCGGCTCTGGCAAGACCGCGGCGTTCGGGCTGCCGCTGATGGAGTACGTCGATCCCAGCGACCGCGACGTGCAGGCGCTCGTGCTGACGCCGACGCGCGAGCTGTGCATCCAGGTGACCCAGGCGCTGCGCTCCTACGGCGCGCGCAAGGGCATCGACGTCGTCGCCGTCTTCGGCGGCGCACCGATCCGCTCCCAGCAGGCGCAGCTGCGCGCCGGCGGCCAGATCGTCGTCGGCACCGTCGGCCGCGTGAAGGACCTCATCTCGCGCCACTCGCTGATGCTTCACGGCACGCGCTTCGTCGTGCTCGACGAGGCCGACGAGATGCTCGACCTCGGCTTCCTCGAGGACGTCGAGAAGATCCTCGCGCTGACGCCCGGCAGCCGCCAGACCGCGCTCTTCAGCGCGACGATGCCGCCGGAGATCAGAAAGCTCTCCGAGCGCTACCTCTACAACCCGGTCCACGTGAAGGTGAGAGCGGCGACGCTCACCGTCGACACGGTCGAGCAGTTCTCGCTCGAGATGTCCCAGCGCGACAAGCCCGACATGCTCGGCACGGTGCTGGAGTCCGAGAAGCCCGACCAGGCGATCGTCTTCGTCCGCACGAAGATCCGCTGCGACCAGCTCTACCGCACGCTGCGCGACCGCGGCATGAACGTCAAGGCGCTGCACGGCGACATGAGCCAGGGCCAGCGCGACGGCGTGATGCTGTCGTTCAAGTCCGGCCGCCTGCCGATCCTCGTCGCGACCGACGTCGCCGCCCGCGGCCTCGACATCTCCTCGGTCACGCACGTCGTCAACTTCGACGTGCCGACCTCGCCTGACGTCTACGTCCACCGCATCGGGCGCACCGGTCGCGTCGGCCGCTCCGGCCGCGCGATCACGTTCTACGACTCGAAGCAGAAGCGCGACATCGAGGCGATCGAGCGGCACACGAGAACGCCGATGGCGCCGTGGACCGCCGGTGCGCGCGTGGCGGCGCTCAGAGTCGAGGTCAAGCCCAAGCGCCACGAGTCCAAGCCGCACGACGCGGCCCCCACCAACGGCGACCGCGCCGCGACGGACGGCGCGCGCACGCGGCTCGTCGTCGCCGGCGGCCTCGCGCAGGGGATCGAGCCGAAGGATCTGATCCACGCGATCACGTCGGCTGCCGGCCTCGACGGCGAGTCGGTCCGCAACATCCGCGTGCTGGAGCAGTTCGCCTTCCTCGACGTCCCCGCCGCCGACGCCGCGCGCGTCGTCGAGCAGGTCGAAGGCACCGACGTCGACGGCCACCGCCTTCGGCTCGAGCCCGTCCGGGCGTAG
- a CDS encoding citrate synthase, whose product MSTDTTGQGAAGGVAQASNTLSITDNRTGRQYEVPIEDETIRSIDLRRIKVNDDDFGLMTYDPAFMNTASCRSSITYIDGDRGILEYRGYPIEQLAERSTYLEVAYLLVHGELPTQPQLDVWTHEITTHTFVHENVKEFMQGFRYDAHPMGMLLASVGALSTFYPEATQIKDVDLRYAQIVRLIAKMPTLAAFAYRHNRGMPYVYPDNDLSYAGNFLSMVYKIAELKYQPDPRIERALDVLFILHADHEQNCSTSAVRSVGSSQVDPYSSVAAGVGALYGPLHGGANEAVLRMLRRIQTVDRIPEFVEGVKAGNERLMGFGHRVYKNYDPRAKIIKRAAQDVFEVTGTNPYLDVALELEKIALEDEYFVSRKLYPNVDFYSGLIYEALGMPVEMFPVLFAIGRTSGWIAQWLEMIDDREQKIARPRQIYTGGRERDYVPMSQR is encoded by the coding sequence ATGAGCACGGACACGACAGGGCAGGGCGCCGCTGGAGGCGTAGCCCAGGCGAGCAACACGCTCTCGATCACGGACAACCGTACGGGTCGTCAGTACGAGGTTCCGATCGAGGACGAGACGATCCGCAGCATCGACCTTCGCAGAATCAAGGTCAACGACGACGACTTCGGGCTCATGACCTACGACCCGGCGTTCATGAACACCGCGTCGTGTCGATCGTCGATCACGTACATCGACGGCGACAGAGGCATCCTCGAGTACCGCGGCTACCCGATCGAGCAGCTGGCCGAGAGATCGACCTACCTCGAGGTCGCCTACCTGCTCGTCCACGGCGAGCTGCCGACGCAGCCGCAGCTGGACGTCTGGACGCACGAGATCACCACCCACACGTTCGTGCACGAGAACGTGAAGGAGTTCATGCAGGGCTTCCGCTACGACGCGCATCCGATGGGGATGCTGCTCGCGTCGGTGGGAGCGCTCTCGACCTTCTATCCCGAGGCGACGCAGATCAAGGACGTCGACCTGCGCTATGCGCAGATCGTGCGCCTGATCGCGAAGATGCCGACGCTGGCCGCGTTCGCCTACCGCCACAACCGCGGGATGCCGTACGTCTATCCCGACAACGACCTCAGCTACGCCGGCAACTTCCTCTCGATGGTCTACAAGATCGCCGAGCTGAAGTACCAGCCGGACCCGCGGATCGAGAGAGCGCTCGACGTCCTCTTCATCCTGCACGCCGACCACGAGCAGAACTGCTCGACGAGCGCGGTCCGCTCGGTCGGCTCCTCCCAGGTCGACCCGTACTCGTCGGTCGCGGCCGGCGTCGGCGCGCTCTACGGCCCGCTTCACGGCGGCGCCAACGAGGCCGTCCTGCGGATGCTGCGGCGGATCCAGACGGTCGACAGAATCCCCGAGTTCGTCGAGGGCGTGAAGGCGGGCAACGAGCGCCTGATGGGCTTCGGCCACCGCGTCTACAAGAACTACGACCCGCGCGCGAAGATCATCAAGAGAGCGGCGCAGGACGTGTTCGAGGTGACGGGCACCAACCCGTACCTCGACGTCGCGCTGGAGCTGGAGAAGATCGCGCTGGAGGACGAGTACTTCGTCTCGCGCAAGCTGTACCCGAACGTCGACTTCTACTCGGGCCTGATCTACGAGGCGCTCGGCATGCCAGTCGAGATGTTCCCGGTCCTGTTCGCGATCGGCCGCACGAGCGGATGGATCGCCCAGTGGCTGGAGATGATCGACGACAGAGAGCAGAAGATCGCGCGTCCGCGCCAGATCTACACGGGCGGTCGCGAGCGCGACTACGTCCCGATGAGCCAGCGCTAG
- a CDS encoding helix-turn-helix domain-containing protein → MRHEIPSSLHHKALRAIGARLRAELPALVAETEERLRREQPEVVALLEPALMLEGITVTHERFIAILEGAEAPGDAPRQVALASAASGAGLPVEVLLAGYRVGAQVGWRHVAAYIAEHDVPSEVVMTLATASLAYVDELTANSFEGFARDAAAAGGARARERQALLAALVAGGDDTAAAESLATAAHWPLPERLRVAVLLPAEAGGAGGGGAGAGGVGAGGVGAGGVAGGAGGGLGGAGGASAGVGAAARSLDADAVLLGHVDGAALAAVAERDAEALLEAGIPLALGPAVPPARAPDSLAGARRLAALAAAGALPADRALRWEDHLAALVVHADPGAASALATRRLAPLDGLPPARALMLSETLAAWLAHPGRPREIARLLHLHPQTVRYRLARLRERFGDALDDPDARFELALALRADARHGPQIR, encoded by the coding sequence GTGCGACACGAAATCCCGAGCAGCCTTCATCACAAAGCTCTGAGAGCGATCGGAGCGCGGCTGCGCGCTGAGCTGCCCGCGCTCGTCGCCGAGACAGAGGAGCGGCTGCGCCGTGAGCAGCCCGAGGTCGTCGCGCTGCTGGAGCCGGCGCTGATGCTGGAGGGGATCACCGTCACCCACGAGCGCTTCATCGCGATCCTCGAGGGCGCCGAGGCGCCCGGGGACGCGCCGCGCCAGGTCGCGCTCGCGAGCGCGGCGTCCGGCGCCGGCCTGCCCGTCGAGGTGCTGCTCGCCGGCTATCGCGTCGGCGCCCAGGTCGGCTGGCGGCACGTCGCCGCGTACATCGCCGAGCACGACGTCCCGAGCGAGGTGGTGATGACGCTCGCGACCGCCTCGCTCGCCTACGTCGACGAGCTGACGGCGAACTCGTTCGAGGGCTTCGCACGAGACGCGGCGGCTGCCGGCGGGGCGCGGGCGCGCGAGCGCCAGGCGCTGCTCGCCGCGCTGGTCGCCGGCGGCGACGACACGGCCGCCGCCGAGTCGCTCGCGACCGCCGCCCACTGGCCGCTGCCGGAGCGGCTGCGCGTCGCGGTGCTGCTGCCGGCAGAGGCGGGCGGAGCGGGCGGCGGCGGCGCGGGCGCGGGCGGCGTGGGCGCGGGCGGCGTGGGCGCGGGCGGCGTCGCCGGTGGCGCGGGCGGCGGCCTCGGCGGCGCCGGCGGCGCAAGCGCGGGCGTCGGCGCGGCGGCGCGGTCGCTCGACGCCGACGCGGTCCTGCTCGGGCACGTCGACGGCGCCGCGCTCGCCGCCGTCGCGGAGCGGGACGCGGAGGCGCTGCTCGAAGCGGGAATACCGCTCGCGCTCGGCCCCGCCGTCCCGCCCGCGCGCGCGCCGGACTCGCTCGCCGGCGCGCGCCGGCTCGCGGCGCTCGCCGCCGCCGGCGCGCTGCCGGCCGATCGCGCGCTGCGATGGGAGGACCATCTCGCCGCGCTCGTCGTCCACGCCGACCCCGGCGCAGCCTCCGCGCTCGCCACGCGGCGGCTCGCCCCGCTCGACGGCCTCCCGCCGGCGCGCGCGCTGATGCTGTCCGAGACGCTCGCCGCCTGGCTGGCCCATCCCGGCAGACCGCGCGAGATCGCCCGCCTCCTCCACCTCCACCCGCAGACGGTCCGCTACCGCCTCGCGCGCCTGCGCGAGCGGTTCGGCGACGCGCTCGACGACCCCGACGCCCGCTTCGAGCTGGCGCTCGCGCTGCGGGCGGACGCCCGGCACGGGCCTCAGATCCGCTGA
- a CDS encoding PfkB family carbohydrate kinase: protein MSLTVVGSIAFDAVTTPFGTREKMLGGAAVHFSLASSFFTDVRVVGPVGDDFGEAEYAVLRTRGTNTDDVEHVPGGETFFWRAHYEYDLNTAHTDDTRLGVFGTFEPKLSQESKDADVLFLANIQPDVQRGVREQSNARFVALDSMNLWIETAKDSLIKTIETVDCVLLNDAEIRQLTGKANLVQAAREIRALGPRVVVAKQGEYGAALLTDEGFFGLPAYPLETVNDPTGAGDSFAGGFVGYLAAHGGDDLSHQTLCRAMAYGTAIASYNVEEFGTERVARLTREEVTERVGELQRITHFVDAPVALRA from the coding sequence ATGTCCCTCACCGTCGTTGGCTCGATCGCGTTCGACGCCGTCACCACGCCGTTCGGCACCCGCGAGAAGATGCTCGGCGGCGCCGCGGTCCACTTCTCGCTCGCCTCGTCGTTCTTCACCGACGTGCGCGTCGTGGGCCCGGTCGGCGACGACTTCGGCGAGGCCGAGTACGCCGTCCTGCGCACGCGCGGGACGAACACCGACGACGTCGAGCACGTCCCCGGCGGCGAGACGTTCTTCTGGCGCGCGCACTACGAGTACGACCTCAACACCGCGCACACCGACGACACCCGCCTCGGCGTCTTCGGCACGTTCGAGCCGAAGCTGTCGCAGGAGTCGAAGGACGCCGACGTGCTGTTCCTGGCGAACATCCAGCCGGACGTGCAGCGCGGCGTGCGCGAGCAGTCGAACGCGAGATTCGTCGCGCTCGACTCGATGAACCTGTGGATCGAGACGGCGAAGGACTCGCTGATCAAGACGATCGAGACGGTCGACTGCGTCCTTCTCAACGACGCTGAGATCCGCCAGCTGACGGGCAAGGCGAACCTCGTCCAGGCCGCCCGCGAGATCCGCGCGCTCGGCCCCAGGGTCGTCGTCGCCAAGCAGGGCGAGTACGGCGCCGCGCTGCTGACCGACGAGGGCTTCTTCGGCCTGCCGGCGTACCCGCTGGAGACGGTCAACGACCCGACCGGCGCGGGCGACTCGTTCGCCGGCGGCTTCGTCGGCTACCTCGCCGCGCACGGCGGCGACGACCTCTCTCATCAGACGCTCTGCCGCGCGATGGCGTACGGGACCGCGATCGCCTCCTACAACGTCGAGGAGTTCGGCACCGAGCGCGTCGCGCGGCTGACGCGCGAGGAGGTCACCGAGCGGGTCGGCGAGCTGCAGCGCATCACCCACTTCGTCGACGCGCCGGTCGCGCTGCGGGCGTAG
- a CDS encoding DUF1800 domain-containing protein — translation MARRRRSAPGRTRRPVSNGGWTEAHVHRLFWRAGFGATAAEARTWARRGRAATLDFIVKGPPGGPRLIGPEPHDEGRRLDPVNEWGDDVLWWLDRMIRSNRPLVEKMTLFWHDHFATADQDTPLMLAQNRLFRRHALGAFRPLLREVTRDPAMQLWLSLADSTKDHPNENYARELMELFTLGGGYSERDVRQAARALTGFRSKWGDRGLEWIRYDADEHDRGVKRILGRSGRFDVDGVLDLVCDHPRHAPFLVTKLWEFFVATPPSGATVRALAATYRRAGLRVEPVVRQILDHPTLYRDLDAPDLVKWPVVYVAGAMRMTGSHVTHGYPVWMLSTMGQQLFRPPSVAGWDWGAKWMSSNAMRQRFAFANYVVAEGRPRVRRGAYKATLRPQRAVELAIAAVGSPPVSPRTRRVLTQLAATWFDDLPRSWRDDAGWRAESLQRALRHLLIAGPEAQLC, via the coding sequence ATGGCGAGACGGCGGCGCAGCGCCCCCGGCCGCACGCGCCGGCCGGTCTCCAACGGCGGTTGGACCGAGGCGCACGTCCACCGCCTCTTCTGGCGTGCGGGCTTCGGCGCGACCGCTGCGGAGGCGCGCACGTGGGCGCGCCGTGGCCGCGCGGCGACGCTCGACTTCATCGTCAAGGGGCCGCCCGGCGGGCCCCGTCTGATCGGCCCCGAGCCGCACGACGAGGGGCGGCGTCTGGATCCTGTCAACGAGTGGGGCGACGACGTGCTGTGGTGGCTGGACCGGATGATCCGCAGCAACCGGCCGCTGGTCGAGAAGATGACGCTCTTCTGGCACGACCACTTCGCGACGGCCGATCAGGACACGCCGCTGATGCTCGCGCAGAACCGCCTCTTCCGCCGCCACGCGCTCGGCGCCTTCCGGCCGCTGCTGCGGGAGGTCACGCGCGACCCGGCGATGCAGCTGTGGCTGTCGCTGGCGGACTCGACCAAGGACCACCCGAACGAGAACTACGCGCGCGAGCTGATGGAGCTGTTCACGCTCGGCGGCGGCTACAGCGAGCGCGACGTGCGCCAGGCAGCGCGGGCGCTGACGGGCTTCCGCTCGAAGTGGGGCGATCGCGGGCTGGAGTGGATCCGCTACGACGCTGACGAGCACGACAGGGGCGTCAAGCGGATCCTCGGCAGAAGCGGCCGCTTCGACGTCGACGGCGTGCTCGACCTCGTCTGCGACCACCCGCGCCACGCGCCGTTCCTCGTCACGAAGCTGTGGGAGTTCTTCGTCGCGACGCCGCCGAGCGGCGCGACGGTGCGCGCGCTGGCGGCGACCTACCGCCGCGCGGGCTTGCGGGTCGAGCCCGTCGTCCGCCAGATCCTCGACCACCCGACGCTCTACCGCGATCTCGACGCGCCCGATCTCGTCAAGTGGCCGGTCGTCTACGTCGCGGGCGCGATGCGGATGACCGGCAGCCACGTCACGCACGGATATCCGGTCTGGATGCTCAGCACGATGGGTCAGCAGCTGTTCCGCCCGCCGAGCGTCGCCGGCTGGGACTGGGGCGCGAAGTGGATGTCGTCGAACGCGATGCGCCAGCGCTTCGCGTTCGCCAACTACGTCGTCGCCGAGGGCCGGCCGAGAGTCCGCAGAGGCGCGTACAAGGCGACGCTGAGACCACAGCGCGCGGTCGAGCTTGCGATCGCCGCGGTCGGCTCGCCGCCCGTCTCGCCGCGCACGCGGCGCGTGCTGACGCAGCTCGCCGCGACCTGGTTCGACGACCTGCCGCGCTCGTGGCGCGACGACGCCGGCTGGCGCGCCGAGTCGCTGCAGCGCGCGCTGCGCCACCTGCTGATCGCCGGCCCGGAGGCCCAGCTCTGCTGA
- a CDS encoding quinone oxidoreductase family protein codes for MRAIQLQEFGGPELLQLVELPAPAPGDGEVLIEVSRAGLNFADTHQRTNSYLAKAEVPLVPGVEVAGTRTDTGERVVAICGNGGYAEYATAPAALTFPIPDGIDDGTALALLIQGLTAWHLYKTCARVQPGESVVVHSAAGGVGSLAVQLGRPLGAGRVIASASTEEKRALALELGADVAIDGAAEGLTERLIEANEGRPVDAVFEMAGGAVFDASFDALAHFGRIVAYGIATREQNEIRTGKLMKTSRTVAGFWFTHCLGRPEMVDAALADLYARAARGELRAVVGATYPLADAAQAQIDLAERRTTGKLLLDPRA; via the coding sequence ATGCGTGCGATCCAGCTGCAGGAGTTCGGCGGACCGGAGCTGCTGCAGCTCGTCGAGCTGCCGGCGCCGGCCCCGGGGGACGGCGAGGTGCTGATCGAGGTGAGCCGCGCCGGGCTCAACTTCGCCGACACCCACCAGCGCACGAACTCCTACCTCGCGAAGGCCGAGGTTCCGCTCGTTCCGGGCGTCGAGGTCGCCGGCACGCGGACCGACACGGGCGAGCGCGTCGTCGCGATCTGCGGCAACGGCGGCTACGCCGAGTACGCGACCGCGCCGGCCGCGCTGACCTTCCCGATCCCCGACGGGATCGACGACGGCACCGCGCTCGCGCTGCTGATCCAGGGCCTCACCGCCTGGCACCTGTACAAGACCTGCGCCCGCGTCCAGCCGGGCGAGTCGGTCGTCGTCCACTCGGCCGCCGGCGGCGTCGGCTCGCTCGCGGTGCAGCTCGGCCGGCCGCTCGGCGCCGGCCGCGTGATCGCCTCCGCCTCGACCGAGGAGAAGCGCGCGCTGGCGCTGGAGCTGGGCGCCGACGTCGCGATCGACGGCGCGGCCGAGGGGCTGACGGAGCGGCTGATCGAGGCGAACGAGGGCAGACCGGTCGACGCCGTCTTCGAGATGGCGGGCGGGGCCGTCTTCGACGCCTCCTTCGACGCGCTCGCCCACTTCGGCCGGATCGTCGCGTACGGGATCGCGACGCGCGAGCAGAACGAGATCCGCACCGGCAAGCTGATGAAGACCTCGCGCACCGTCGCCGGCTTCTGGTTCACGCACTGCCTCGGCCGGCCCGAGATGGTCGACGCGGCGCTGGCCGACCTCTACGCCCGTGCTGCGCGCGGAGAGCTGCGCGCGGTCGTCGGGGCGACCTATCCGCTGGCCGACGCCGCGCAGGCCCAGATCGACCTCGCGGAGCGGCGGACGACCGGCAAGCTGCTGCTCGACCCGCGTGCATAG
- a CDS encoding peptidylprolyl isomerase — MSQATMHTSHGAIVIELFDEDAPKTVENFRRLSGDGFYDGLVFHRVIRDFMIQGGCPEGTGTGGPGYKFEDEFNDHKVVRGALAMANAGPNTNGSQFFLVTVDAAPWLDGKHTVFGKIVDGMDAVDAIEGLETDARDRPVEPAGIERIELSE; from the coding sequence ATGTCACAGGCAACCATGCACACCAGCCACGGCGCGATCGTGATCGAGCTGTTCGACGAGGACGCGCCCAAGACCGTCGAGAACTTCCGCAGACTGTCGGGCGACGGCTTCTACGACGGGCTCGTCTTCCACCGCGTGATCAGAGACTTCATGATCCAAGGCGGCTGTCCCGAGGGCACCGGCACCGGTGGTCCGGGCTACAAGTTCGAGGACGAGTTCAACGACCACAAGGTCGTCCGCGGCGCGCTCGCGATGGCGAACGCCGGCCCGAACACCAACGGCTCGCAGTTCTTCCTCGTGACCGTCGACGCCGCCCCCTGGCTCGACGGCAAGCACACCGTCTTCGGGAAGATCGTCGACGGGATGGACGCGGTCGACGCGATCGAGGGCCTGGAGACCGACGCCCGCGACCGCCCGGTCGAGCCCGCCGGAATCGAGCGCATCGAGCTGAGCGAGTAG
- a CDS encoding NUDIX domain-containing protein: protein MPRRSAGILLFRRRDGEPEVLLVHPGGPFWAKKDDGAWSLPKGEHDDAEDAVVAARREFFEELGSRLPAGRITPLGEVRQKGGKLVAAWAVEGDLDASAIRSNSFELEWPPRSGRLQRFPEVDRAGWFGLDAARVKLLPAQVPFIDRIAELLDAR, encoded by the coding sequence GTGCCCAGACGCAGCGCCGGAATCCTGCTGTTCAGGCGCCGCGACGGTGAGCCGGAGGTGCTGCTGGTGCACCCCGGCGGCCCTTTCTGGGCGAAGAAGGACGACGGCGCCTGGTCGCTGCCGAAGGGCGAGCACGACGACGCCGAGGACGCCGTCGTCGCGGCCCGGCGCGAGTTCTTCGAGGAGCTCGGCAGCAGGCTCCCGGCGGGCAGGATCACGCCGCTGGGCGAGGTCAGACAGAAGGGCGGCAAGCTCGTCGCCGCGTGGGCGGTCGAGGGCGACCTCGACGCGTCGGCGATCAGGAGCAACAGCTTCGAGCTGGAGTGGCCGCCGCGCTCAGGCCGTCTCCAGCGGTTCCCCGAGGTCGATCGCGCGGGCTGGTTCGGGCTCGACGCGGCACGCGTCAAGCTGCTCCCGGCGCAGGTGCCGTTCATCGACCGCATCGCCGAGCTGCTGGACGCGCGGTGA
- the dcd gene encoding dCTP deaminase encodes MTPTATSVLSDGTITRLVEEGRIRIDPWDPALVQPASVDLRLGDTFRVFNNHRVTSIDLREMPANLTEEVKVEEDESFVIHPGEFCLGRTLEWVELPDDIVARIEGKSSLGRLGLIVHATAGFCDPGWKGTLTLELNNLTRVPIKLYPGLLIAQLSFMTLDAPALRPYGSEELGSHYQGQREATESRYGARA; translated from the coding sequence ATGACGCCGACCGCGACCTCGGTGCTCTCCGACGGGACGATCACGCGTCTCGTCGAGGAGGGCCGCATCAGAATCGACCCGTGGGACCCCGCGCTCGTGCAGCCGGCGAGCGTCGACCTGCGCCTCGGGGACACCTTCCGCGTGTTCAACAACCACCGCGTGACGTCGATCGACCTGCGTGAGATGCCGGCGAACCTGACCGAGGAGGTGAAGGTCGAGGAGGACGAATCGTTCGTGATCCACCCCGGCGAGTTCTGCCTCGGCCGGACGCTCGAATGGGTCGAGCTGCCCGACGACATCGTCGCCCGCATCGAGGGTAAGTCGTCGCTCGGCCGCCTCGGCCTGATCGTCCACGCGACCGCCGGCTTCTGCGACCCGGGCTGGAAGGGCACGCTGACGCTCGAGCTGAACAACCTCACACGCGTTCCGATCAAGCTCTACCCCGGCCTGCTGATCGCGCAGCTGTCGTTCATGACGCTCGACGCGCCCGCCCTGCGGCCGTACGGCAGCGAGGAGCTCGGCAGCCACTACCAGGGCCAGCGCGAGGCGACCGAGAGCCGCTACGGCGCTCGCGCGTAG